A DNA window from Kitasatospora atroaurantiaca contains the following coding sequences:
- the nadC gene encoding carboxylating nicotinate-nucleotide diphosphorylase, producing the protein MTHDELPLASAGCGDGCACGDGEAYETGLDPALAELLEEAGLDPVEVEDIATLALAEDLAGGEDVTSVATVPADAVATADFTARQAGVVAGLRIAEAVVSLVCEEEFEVERHAEDGDRVEAGQVLLSVRSRTRDLLTAERSALNLLCHLSGIATATREWADALQGTKAVVRDTRKTTPGLRALEKFAVRAGGGANHRMALSDAALVKDNHVVAAGGVAEAFRAVKAAYPELPVEVEVDTLEQIPPVLEAGADLILLDNFTVAQLKEAVELVAGKAKLEASGGLTLATAREVAETGVDYLAVGALTHSSPILDIGLDLRS; encoded by the coding sequence ATGACCCACGACGAACTTCCGCTGGCCTCCGCGGGCTGCGGCGACGGCTGCGCCTGCGGCGACGGCGAGGCGTACGAGACCGGGCTCGACCCGGCGCTGGCCGAGCTGCTGGAGGAGGCCGGCCTGGACCCGGTCGAGGTCGAGGACATCGCCACCCTGGCGCTGGCCGAGGACCTGGCCGGCGGCGAGGACGTCACCTCGGTGGCGACCGTCCCGGCGGACGCCGTCGCCACCGCCGACTTCACGGCCCGTCAGGCCGGCGTGGTCGCGGGTCTGCGGATCGCCGAGGCCGTGGTCTCGCTGGTCTGCGAGGAGGAGTTCGAGGTCGAGCGGCACGCGGAGGACGGCGACCGGGTCGAGGCCGGCCAGGTGCTGCTCTCGGTGCGCAGCCGTACCCGCGACCTGCTGACCGCCGAGCGCAGCGCGCTCAACCTGCTCTGCCATCTCTCGGGTATCGCCACCGCGACGCGCGAGTGGGCGGACGCCCTGCAGGGCACGAAGGCGGTCGTGCGCGACACGCGTAAGACCACCCCGGGCCTGCGGGCGCTGGAGAAGTTCGCCGTCCGCGCGGGCGGCGGGGCGAACCACCGGATGGCGCTCTCGGACGCGGCTCTCGTCAAGGACAACCACGTGGTCGCCGCGGGCGGCGTGGCCGAGGCCTTCCGGGCCGTCAAGGCCGCGTACCCGGAGCTGCCGGTCGAGGTCGAGGTCGACACCCTGGAGCAGATCCCGCCCGTCCTGGAGGCCGGCGCGGACCTGATCCTGCTGGACAACTTCACGGTGGCTCAGCTCAAGGAGGCCGTCGAGCTGGTGGCGGGCAAGGCCAAGCTGGAGGCTTCCGGCGGCCTGACTCTGGCCACCGCGCGTGAGGTCGCCGAGACTGGTGTCGACTACCTCGCCGTCGGGGCCCTGACGCACTCCTCGCCGATCCTGGACATCGGCCTGGACCTCCGTTCCTGA
- the panC gene encoding pantoate--beta-alanine ligase, with product MARGKQPAKARKTVLTHTIADFEPAFWPDEQPVDNAVVMTMGALHEGHAALIRAARKQVGADGRVAVTVFVNPLQFGEGEDLDRYPRTLAADVRLAEENGADVVFAPLPEEVYPNGAPQVRITAGPMGERFEGASRPGHFDGVLTVVAKLLHITDPDFAFFGEKDAQQLAVIQRMVADLDFDVEVIGVPTLREEDGLALSSRNRYLSAEERAQALALSKALFAGRDVAAQGPKAVREAASAVLDTTEGVTLDYLALIDPEDFTEAADDFQGEAVLAVAAKVGSTRLIDNVRIIVR from the coding sequence ATGGCACGCGGCAAGCAGCCGGCGAAGGCCCGGAAGACTGTGCTGACCCACACCATCGCCGACTTCGAGCCGGCCTTCTGGCCGGACGAGCAGCCGGTCGACAACGCGGTCGTGATGACCATGGGCGCGCTGCACGAAGGCCACGCCGCACTGATCCGGGCCGCCCGCAAGCAGGTCGGCGCGGACGGCCGGGTCGCCGTGACGGTCTTCGTGAACCCGCTGCAGTTCGGCGAGGGCGAGGACCTCGACCGCTACCCGCGCACCCTGGCCGCCGACGTCCGCCTCGCCGAGGAGAACGGCGCGGACGTGGTCTTCGCCCCGCTGCCCGAGGAGGTGTACCCCAACGGCGCCCCGCAGGTGCGGATCACCGCGGGCCCGATGGGCGAGCGCTTCGAGGGCGCCTCGCGTCCCGGGCACTTCGACGGCGTGCTCACGGTCGTCGCCAAGCTGCTGCACATCACGGACCCGGACTTCGCCTTCTTCGGCGAGAAGGACGCCCAGCAGCTCGCCGTCATCCAGCGGATGGTCGCGGACCTGGACTTCGACGTGGAGGTGATCGGCGTCCCGACCCTCCGCGAGGAGGACGGCCTGGCGCTCTCCTCCCGCAACCGCTACCTCTCCGCCGAGGAGCGCGCGCAGGCCCTCGCCCTGTCCAAGGCCCTCTTCGCCGGCCGCGACGTGGCCGCCCAGGGCCCGAAGGCCGTCCGCGAGGCGGCCTCGGCCGTCCTGGACACCACTGAAGGTGTCACCCTTGACTACCTCGCCCTGATCGACCCGGAGGACTTCACCGAAGCCGCCGACGACTTCCAGGGCGAGGCTGTGCTGGCCGTTGCCGCCAAGGTGGGGTCGACCCGCCTGATCGACAACGTCCGCATCATCGTTCGGTAG
- a CDS encoding Rossmann-like and DUF2520 domain-containing protein: protein MSTSDHADFGALADPFGDPSDPGNRPARLTVGVVGTGRVGPALGAALQLAGHRVVAASGVSTASQRRAEALLPGVKLVSPPQVLAAADLVLLTVPDDALADLVAGLATTGAVRPGQIIVHTSGAHGVAVLEPVTRAGALPLALHPAMTFTGTSVDLARLAGCPFGVTAPEELRPVAEALVVEMGGEPEWVPEEVRPLYHTALAHGANHLVTLVAQALELLRTAGVAEPGRLLGPLLGAALDNSLRSGDAALTGPVARGDTGTVSRHLRQLSTVSPDIGQAYRAMARATAQRAVRNGSLKEESAAALLDVLNEESN from the coding sequence ATGAGTACGTCCGACCACGCAGACTTCGGTGCCCTGGCCGACCCCTTCGGCGATCCTTCCGACCCCGGCAACCGCCCCGCCCGGCTGACCGTCGGTGTGGTCGGCACCGGCCGGGTGGGCCCCGCCCTCGGCGCCGCACTCCAGCTGGCGGGCCACCGGGTGGTGGCGGCGTCGGGAGTGTCCACCGCCTCGCAGCGCCGGGCCGAGGCGCTGCTTCCCGGGGTGAAGCTGGTGAGCCCGCCGCAGGTGCTGGCGGCCGCCGATCTCGTCCTCCTCACCGTCCCCGACGACGCGCTGGCCGACCTGGTCGCCGGGCTGGCCACGACCGGAGCCGTCCGCCCGGGCCAGATCATCGTGCACACCTCGGGCGCGCACGGGGTGGCGGTCCTCGAACCCGTCACCCGGGCCGGCGCGCTGCCGCTCGCGCTGCACCCCGCGATGACCTTCACCGGCACCTCCGTCGACCTGGCCCGGCTGGCCGGCTGCCCGTTCGGCGTCACGGCCCCCGAGGAGCTGCGGCCGGTCGCCGAGGCGCTGGTGGTGGAGATGGGCGGCGAGCCGGAGTGGGTGCCCGAGGAGGTCCGCCCGCTCTACCACACGGCCCTGGCGCACGGCGCGAACCACCTGGTCACGCTGGTCGCACAGGCCCTGGAGCTGCTGCGTACGGCCGGTGTCGCCGAGCCGGGCCGCCTGCTCGGGCCGCTGCTCGGCGCCGCCCTGGACAACAGCCTGCGCTCCGGCGACGCTGCGCTCACCGGCCCGGTCGCCCGCGGCGACACGGGGACGGTGAGCCGGCACCTGAGGCAGCTCAGTACGGTGTCCCCGGACATCGGGCAGGCGTACCGCGCGATGGCCCGGGCCACGGCGCAGCGGGCGGTCCGGAACGGATCGCTCAAGGAAGAGTCGGCGGCGGCGCTGCTGGACGTACTCAACGAGGAGAGCAACTGA
- a CDS encoding L-aspartate oxidase yields the protein MPVSHRLTAPAPGWTTTTDVVVVGSGVAGLTVALNVRKAGLRAMVVTKAMLDDGSTRWAQGGIAAALGEGDTPEQHLDDTLVAGAGLCDEDAVRTLVTEGPSAVRNLISVGAAFDLDADGEILLTREGGHHRRRIAHAGGDATGAEISRALVAAVRSDPGLELIEHALVLDLLTDAEGHAAGLTLHVMGEGQRDGVGAIRARAVVLATGGMGQVFSATTNPAVSTGDGVALALRAGAEVTDLEFVQFHPTVLWLGPEAEGQQPLVSEAVRGEGAYLVDADETRFMVGQHELAELAPRDIVAKAITRRMQEQGAEHMYLDGRHFGAEMWEERFPTILASCRSHGIDPVTELIPVAPAAHYASGGIRTDLQGRTTVPGLYACGEVACTGVHGANRLASNSLLEGLVFAERIAADLTDRHAEGGLPERAVDVAGARAARSVPLLAPEARAEIQRMMSTGAGVLRSAASMAAAAAGLAQLAEDAFAHVAEEKPADPRVETWEAANLHLVATALVAAAAQREETRGCHWREDFPERDDAHWQRHLTTRLSPDGTLEAR from the coding sequence ATGCCCGTCTCTCATCGCCTCACCGCCCCGGCCCCCGGCTGGACCACGACCACCGACGTCGTCGTGGTCGGCTCCGGGGTCGCCGGGCTCACCGTCGCGCTCAACGTCCGCAAGGCCGGCCTGCGGGCCATGGTGGTCACCAAGGCGATGCTGGACGACGGCTCCACCCGTTGGGCCCAGGGTGGCATCGCCGCCGCCCTGGGCGAGGGGGACACCCCCGAGCAGCACCTGGACGACACCCTGGTCGCGGGCGCCGGGCTCTGCGACGAGGATGCGGTGCGCACCCTGGTCACCGAGGGCCCGTCGGCCGTACGGAACCTGATCAGCGTCGGCGCGGCCTTCGACCTGGACGCCGACGGCGAGATCCTGCTGACCCGCGAGGGCGGCCACCACCGCCGCCGGATCGCGCACGCGGGCGGCGACGCGACCGGTGCCGAGATATCGCGAGCCCTGGTCGCGGCCGTACGCAGCGACCCGGGCCTGGAGCTGATCGAGCACGCGCTCGTCCTCGACCTGCTCACCGACGCCGAGGGCCACGCGGCCGGCCTGACCCTGCACGTGATGGGCGAGGGCCAGCGCGACGGTGTCGGCGCGATCCGGGCCCGCGCCGTGGTGCTGGCCACCGGCGGCATGGGCCAGGTCTTCTCCGCCACCACCAACCCGGCCGTCTCCACCGGCGACGGTGTCGCACTGGCACTGCGCGCGGGCGCCGAGGTCACCGACCTGGAGTTCGTCCAGTTCCACCCGACCGTGCTCTGGCTGGGCCCGGAGGCCGAGGGCCAGCAGCCGCTGGTGTCGGAGGCCGTCCGCGGTGAGGGCGCCTACCTGGTCGACGCCGACGAGACCCGCTTCATGGTCGGTCAGCACGAGCTCGCCGAGCTGGCGCCGCGCGACATCGTCGCCAAGGCGATCACCCGGCGGATGCAGGAGCAGGGCGCCGAGCACATGTACCTGGACGGGCGGCACTTCGGTGCCGAGATGTGGGAGGAGCGTTTCCCCACCATCCTGGCCTCCTGCCGCTCGCACGGGATCGACCCGGTCACCGAGCTGATCCCGGTCGCCCCCGCCGCGCACTACGCCTCCGGCGGCATCCGCACCGACCTGCAGGGCCGCACCACCGTCCCGGGCCTGTACGCCTGCGGCGAGGTCGCCTGCACCGGCGTGCACGGGGCCAACCGGCTCGCGTCCAACTCCCTCCTGGAGGGGCTGGTCTTCGCCGAGCGGATCGCCGCGGACCTGACCGACCGCCACGCCGAGGGCGGGCTGCCCGAGCGCGCGGTGGACGTCGCGGGTGCCCGGGCGGCCCGCAGCGTCCCGCTGCTCGCTCCCGAGGCGCGGGCCGAGATCCAGCGGATGATGAGCACCGGTGCGGGCGTGCTGCGCTCGGCCGCCTCGATGGCGGCCGCTGCGGCCGGGCTGGCGCAGCTCGCCGAGGACGCCTTCGCGCACGTCGCCGAGGAGAAGCCGGCCGACCCCCGGGTGGAGACCTGGGAGGCCGCCAACCTGCACCTGGTCGCCACCGCGCTGGTCGCCGCGGCCGCGCAGCGGGAGGAGACCCGGGGCTGCCACTGGCGCGAGGACTTCCCCGAGCGGGACGACGCGCACTGGCAGCGCCACCTGACCACCCGCCTGTCCCCGGACGGCACCCTGGAGGCCCGGTGA
- a CDS encoding response regulator, with amino-acid sequence MTIRVMLVDDQELLRTGFRMILQSQGDIEIAAEAGDGQQALAVLEETSVDVILMDVRMPRLDGVQATRRICLAGDGTPLPGAPHVLILTTFDLDEYAFAALKAGASGFLLKDVPPTELVAAIRAVHAGDAVVAPTTTRRMIDRFAEVLPTPRSSPGSPVLGPLTEREREVFLLVAQGLSNGEIAAKLTLSEATVKTHVGRILAKLNLRDRVQAVVLAYEAGLVRAGANE; translated from the coding sequence TTGACTATCCGGGTGATGCTCGTCGACGACCAGGAGCTGCTGCGCACGGGCTTCCGGATGATCCTGCAGTCCCAGGGCGACATCGAGATCGCCGCCGAGGCGGGCGACGGCCAGCAGGCTCTGGCGGTCCTCGAGGAGACCTCCGTCGACGTGATCCTGATGGACGTCCGGATGCCCCGCCTGGACGGCGTCCAGGCCACCCGCCGGATCTGCCTCGCCGGGGACGGCACCCCCCTGCCCGGAGCCCCGCACGTGCTGATCCTGACCACCTTCGACCTTGACGAGTACGCCTTCGCCGCGCTCAAGGCGGGGGCCAGCGGCTTCCTGCTCAAGGACGTCCCGCCGACCGAGCTGGTGGCCGCGATCCGCGCCGTCCACGCGGGTGACGCGGTGGTCGCGCCGACCACCACCCGCCGCATGATCGACCGCTTCGCCGAGGTGCTCCCCACCCCGCGGTCCTCCCCCGGCTCCCCCGTCCTGGGCCCGCTGACGGAGCGCGAACGCGAGGTCTTCCTGCTCGTCGCCCAGGGCCTCTCCAACGGCGAGATCGCCGCCAAGCTGACCCTGTCCGAGGCCACCGTGAAGACCCACGTCGGCCGCATCCTCGCCAAGCTCAACCTCCGGGACCGCGTCCAGGCGGTGGTCCTCGCCTACGAGGCCGGCCTGGTCCGCGCAGGCGCGAACGAGTAG
- a CDS encoding type III pantothenate kinase: MLLTIDVGNTQTTLGLFDGEEIVEHWRISTDPRRTADELAVLMHGLMGSHPVVSAEDRVEGLAICSSVPAVLHELREVTRRYYGDVPAVIVEPGVKTGVHVLMDNPKEVGADRIVNALAANHLYGGPCIVVDFGTATTFDAINERGDYVGGAIAPGIEISVEALGVRGAQLRKIELARPRNVIGKNTVEGMQSGILYGFAGQVDGLVNRMAKELSKDPDDVQVIATGGLAPLVLGEATTIDVHEPWLTLIGLRLVYERNKPAT, translated from the coding sequence ATGCTCCTCACCATCGACGTCGGCAACACCCAGACCACGCTCGGCCTGTTCGACGGTGAGGAGATCGTCGAGCACTGGCGGATCTCGACCGACCCGCGCCGCACGGCGGACGAGCTGGCGGTGCTGATGCACGGGCTGATGGGCTCTCACCCGGTCGTCTCGGCCGAGGACCGGGTCGAGGGGCTGGCGATCTGCTCCTCCGTACCCGCCGTGCTCCACGAGCTCCGCGAGGTGACGCGTCGTTACTACGGCGACGTCCCCGCGGTGATCGTGGAGCCGGGGGTGAAGACCGGGGTGCACGTCCTGATGGACAACCCCAAGGAGGTCGGCGCCGACCGGATCGTCAACGCGCTGGCGGCGAACCACCTCTACGGCGGACCGTGCATCGTGGTCGACTTCGGCACCGCGACCACCTTCGACGCGATCAACGAGCGTGGCGACTACGTCGGCGGCGCGATCGCCCCGGGCATCGAGATCTCGGTGGAGGCGCTCGGTGTCCGCGGCGCCCAGCTGCGCAAGATCGAGCTGGCCCGCCCGCGCAACGTGATCGGCAAGAACACCGTCGAGGGCATGCAGTCCGGCATCCTGTACGGCTTCGCCGGTCAGGTGGACGGCCTGGTCAACCGGATGGCCAAGGAGCTCTCCAAGGACCCCGACGACGTCCAGGTGATCGCCACCGGCGGCCTGGCCCCCCTCGTCCTCGGTGAGGCCACCACCATCGACGTCCACGAGCCCTGGCTCACCCTGATCGGCCTCCGCCTCGTCTACGAGCGCAACAAGCCCGCCACGTGA
- a CDS encoding sensor histidine kinase: MRKRLGTPTIRTRITTLVLIPIVALVALWGFAVVSMTGDLRALIRLEGVYQYFGTPVDTALGQIQIERRMASEYLGSGWDQNLLAEFTTQQHATDEAVRAMHAAAVNPDHRGELSGEQRSRLDRMVKAADGLAALRRGVVTRQIPWDEAVTGYTAIVEPGFEVQSALTALQAGQLAREAQVVIELVRVREYVSREDAMGSGARAAGGFSPAQARAFAATVEDRRVFQRTYVPALPADSRAAFDAFAQDSRYTALVDAEDKTLADGGRSISRESWRGTMDPAVHRYMELCSQAALNSAARGRAYATDELTRAALVGGAGLVAVVFSIWYSIRTGRRITQRLLRLRASANLLAGSRLPSVMRRLSAGEVVDVEAEAPPLTFGADEIGDVGRAFNDARRAAVEAAVEQARLRRGISGVFLNIARRSQSLVHRQLKLLDAMERRVTDPDELADLFRVDHLTTRMRRHAEGLIILSGAAPGRMWRKPVPLVDVIGSAVGGVEDYQRVVIPPMPKVAVVGAVVADLVHLVAELVENATVFSPPQTKVGMRVGEAAGGCVLEIDDRGLGMDPDELAAANLSLAEPRDFDPAQTERLGLFVVGRLARRHGIEVTLCRSPYGGTTAVVFLPGAVLAEEELPPEPEELPVAAQSPTVQSLTVVPSSEAGTGTAVLPMRRRQPAPDPDPAAAPAAPTGLPTRVRQASLAPQLRAAPGRAAGEGEGEAEEVSPEQLGAIFGAFQRGLDRGRSEAPTDDQKGEQE; the protein is encoded by the coding sequence ATGCGCAAGCGCCTCGGCACTCCCACGATCCGCACCCGGATCACCACCCTCGTCCTCATCCCGATCGTGGCGCTGGTGGCCCTCTGGGGCTTCGCGGTCGTCTCGATGACCGGTGATCTGCGGGCGCTGATCCGGCTGGAAGGCGTCTACCAGTACTTCGGCACCCCGGTGGACACCGCCCTCGGACAGATCCAGATCGAGCGCCGGATGGCCTCCGAGTACCTCGGGTCAGGCTGGGACCAGAACCTGCTCGCCGAGTTCACCACGCAGCAGCACGCGACCGACGAAGCCGTCCGGGCGATGCACGCGGCGGCGGTGAACCCGGACCACCGCGGTGAGCTCTCCGGTGAGCAGCGCAGCCGGCTCGACCGGATGGTCAAGGCCGCCGACGGGCTGGCCGCGCTGCGCAGGGGCGTGGTCACCCGGCAGATCCCCTGGGACGAGGCGGTCACCGGTTACACGGCGATCGTCGAGCCGGGCTTCGAGGTGCAGTCCGCGCTGACCGCTCTGCAGGCCGGACAGCTGGCCCGCGAGGCGCAGGTCGTCATCGAGCTGGTCCGGGTCCGCGAGTACGTCTCGCGCGAGGACGCCATGGGCTCGGGCGCGCGGGCGGCCGGGGGGTTCTCCCCGGCGCAGGCGCGGGCCTTCGCCGCCACCGTGGAGGACCGGCGGGTCTTCCAGCGGACCTACGTGCCCGCCCTGCCCGCCGACTCCCGGGCGGCCTTCGACGCCTTCGCCCAGGACTCCCGGTACACCGCGCTGGTCGACGCCGAGGACAAGACGCTGGCCGACGGCGGCCGCAGCATCTCGCGGGAGTCCTGGCGAGGCACCATGGACCCGGCCGTCCACCGCTACATGGAGCTCTGCAGCCAGGCGGCCCTCAACTCCGCCGCCCGCGGCCGCGCCTACGCGACCGACGAGCTGACCCGGGCCGCGCTGGTCGGCGGTGCGGGCCTGGTCGCCGTGGTCTTCTCGATCTGGTACTCGATCCGCACCGGGCGCCGGATCACCCAGCGCCTGCTCCGGCTGCGGGCCTCCGCCAACCTCCTGGCGGGCAGCCGGCTCCCCAGCGTGATGCGGCGGCTCAGCGCGGGCGAGGTGGTCGACGTCGAGGCCGAGGCACCGCCGCTGACCTTCGGTGCGGACGAGATCGGGGACGTCGGCCGGGCGTTCAACGACGCGCGCCGGGCGGCGGTCGAGGCGGCCGTGGAACAGGCGAGGCTGCGTCGGGGGATCTCCGGGGTGTTCCTCAACATCGCCCGCCGCAGCCAGTCCTTGGTCCACCGCCAGCTCAAGCTGCTGGACGCCATGGAGCGGCGGGTCACCGACCCCGACGAGCTGGCGGACCTGTTCCGCGTCGACCATCTGACCACCCGGATGAGGCGCCACGCGGAAGGCCTGATCATCCTCTCCGGCGCGGCGCCCGGGCGGATGTGGCGCAAGCCGGTGCCGCTGGTGGACGTGATCGGCTCGGCTGTCGGCGGGGTCGAGGACTACCAGCGGGTCGTCATCCCGCCGATGCCGAAGGTCGCCGTGGTCGGAGCGGTCGTGGCCGACCTGGTGCACCTGGTGGCGGAGCTGGTGGAGAACGCGACCGTGTTCTCGCCGCCGCAGACCAAGGTCGGCATGAGGGTGGGCGAGGCGGCCGGCGGCTGCGTACTGGAGATCGACGACCGGGGTCTCGGCATGGACCCTGACGAGCTGGCGGCCGCCAACCTCTCGCTGGCCGAGCCGCGGGACTTCGACCCCGCGCAGACCGAGCGCCTCGGCCTCTTCGTGGTCGGCCGGCTGGCCCGGCGGCACGGGATCGAGGTGACGCTCTGCCGCTCGCCGTACGGGGGCACCACGGCCGTGGTGTTCCTCCCGGGCGCCGTCCTGGCGGAGGAGGAGCTTCCCCCGGAGCCCGAGGAGCTTCCGGTGGCCGCGCAGAGCCCCACGGTGCAGAGCCTTACGGTGGTGCCGAGCTCGGAGGCAGGGACCGGGACCGCCGTCCTGCCGATGCGCAGACGGCAGCCGGCACCCGACCCGGACCCCGCCGCCGCGCCGGCCGCGCCGACCGGCCTGCCCACCCGGGTACGCCAGGCCTCCCTCGCCCCGCAGCTGCGGGCGGCACCCGGCCGAGCCGCGGGCGAAGGCGAAGGCGAGGCCGAGGAGGTCTCGCCCGAGCAGCTGGGCGCCATCTTCGGGGCCTTCCAGCGGGGCCTGGACCGTGGCCGCAGCGAAGCTCCGACGGACGATCAGAAGGGCGAGCAAGAATGA
- a CDS encoding DUF742 domain-containing protein: MADDEGSGAQLHWYDDDAGPMVRPFTVTRGRTRPATGQDFDLLAEVRAVPGAEPAVPLDHARSSLLDQVRRGPRPLAELAADADLPVGALRVLLGDLLDDGLVQVAAPATRAGRPDVRLLHEVIQGLRRL, encoded by the coding sequence ATGGCTGATGACGAGGGCAGCGGGGCGCAGCTGCACTGGTACGACGACGACGCGGGCCCGATGGTCCGCCCGTTCACCGTGACCAGGGGCCGCACCCGCCCCGCCACCGGCCAGGACTTCGACCTGCTGGCCGAGGTACGGGCCGTACCGGGGGCCGAGCCGGCCGTCCCGCTGGACCACGCCCGCAGCTCGCTGCTGGACCAGGTACGGCGTGGCCCGCGCCCGCTCGCCGAGCTGGCGGCCGACGCCGACCTGCCGGTCGGTGCGCTCCGGGTGCTGCTGGGCGACCTGCTGGACGACGGCCTGGTGCAGGTCGCCGCGCCCGCGACCCGGGCCGGACGCCCGGACGTCCGGCTGCTGCACGAGGTCATCCAGGGGCTGCGCCGCCTCTGA
- a CDS encoding roadblock/LC7 domain-containing protein, giving the protein MTATDMSEAEPAGGLDWLLDDLVDRTEHLRQAVLLSSDGLATAASAGLGTDDIDHLAALCSGFHSLAKGVGSHFGAGGVRQTMVMLEDAFLFVTPAGEGSCLAVLCDVQADVGQVAYEMSMLVKRVGRRLSTPVRAELRPAHG; this is encoded by the coding sequence ATGACGGCTACGGACATGAGCGAGGCCGAGCCGGCCGGCGGTCTCGACTGGCTGCTGGACGACCTGGTCGACCGCACCGAGCACCTGCGGCAGGCCGTGCTGCTCTCCTCGGACGGCCTGGCCACCGCGGCCTCCGCCGGCCTCGGCACCGACGACATCGACCATCTGGCCGCACTCTGCTCCGGCTTCCACAGCCTCGCCAAGGGCGTCGGCAGCCACTTCGGGGCCGGCGGCGTCCGGCAGACGATGGTGATGCTGGAGGACGCCTTCCTCTTTGTCACCCCGGCCGGCGAGGGCAGCTGCCTGGCGGTGCTCTGCGATGTGCAGGCCGATGTCGGGCAGGTCGCGTACGAGATGTCGATGCTGGTCAAGCGGGTCGGCCGGCGCCTGTCCACGCCGGTGCGAGCCGAGCTCAGGCCGGCCCATGGCTGA
- the panD gene encoding aspartate 1-decarboxylase, giving the protein MLRTMLKSKIHRATVTQADLHYVGSVTVDEDLLDAADLLPGELVHIVDINNGARLETYTIAGPRGTGVIGINGAAARLVHPGDLVILIAYGQMETAEAKGYVPKVVFVDAENKITGLGTDAAEAQEGTGLVRGDQAYGGVHGAATTAAR; this is encoded by the coding sequence ATGCTCCGCACCATGCTCAAGTCCAAGATCCACCGCGCCACCGTCACCCAGGCCGACCTGCACTACGTCGGCTCCGTGACGGTGGACGAGGACCTGCTCGACGCCGCCGACCTGCTCCCGGGCGAGCTGGTCCACATAGTCGACATCAACAACGGCGCCCGCCTGGAGACGTACACCATCGCGGGCCCGCGTGGCACGGGCGTGATCGGCATCAACGGCGCCGCCGCCCGCCTGGTCCACCCCGGCGACCTGGTGATCCTGATCGCCTACGGGCAGATGGAGACCGCGGAGGCCAAGGGCTACGTCCCCAAGGTCGTCTTCGTGGACGCGGAGAACAAGATCACCGGTCTCGGCACGGACGCTGCCGAGGCCCAGGAGGGCACCGGACTGGTGCGCGGCGACCAGGCGTACGGTGGCGTGCACGGCGCAGCCACCACCGCCGCGCGCTGA